From a single Paraburkholderia sp. FT54 genomic region:
- the cyoB gene encoding cytochrome o ubiquinol oxidase subunit I — protein MFGKLTLSAIPLDQPIIMGAGALMAVMVLAVVATLTRLGKWKWLWQEWLTSVDHKKIGVMYIVVAVLMLVRGFVDAVMMRLQLALAYDSPGYLPPHHYDQIFTAHGVIMIFFMAMALMVGLFNLVVPLQIGARDVAFPFLNSLSFWMTATSAILINLSLVIGEFAQVGWLAYPPLSELQFSPGVGVDYYIWSLQLSGVGTLITAINFFVTIVRMRAPGMTLMKMPVFTWTALCSNVLIMATFPILTVALALLGLDRYMGMHFFTNEAGGNAMLYLNLIWAWGHPEVYILVLPAFGIYSEVIATFSKKPLFGYRTMVYATCAIMVLAFLVWLHHFFTMGSGADVNAFFGIMTMVIAIPTGVKIFNWLFTIYRGRLEFTAPVLWTIGFMITFTIGGMTGVMMAIPGADFVLHNSLFLIAHFHNAIIGGVVFGYLAGFHYWFPKAFGFKLNEKLGKCAFWFWFVGFYAAFMPLYVLGFMGMTRRLNHYDNPAWHPWLIAAACGVALIAIGVVFQVAQVWVSVVNRRKPEYRDVTGDPWDGRTLEWATSSPPPVYNFAVIPTAGELDAYAHMKESGAGLGVETAYQDIHMPSNTSAGLFIGVFSLVMGFAGVWHITWLAAVALIAIAATVIARSFGNNEGYYISAETVKEIEGRRRASTAAGRGEFEVVEA, from the coding sequence ATGTTTGGAAAACTGACACTCTCGGCGATCCCGTTAGATCAGCCCATCATCATGGGGGCGGGCGCACTCATGGCGGTCATGGTGCTCGCGGTGGTGGCCACACTGACACGCCTCGGCAAGTGGAAATGGCTGTGGCAGGAGTGGCTCACCAGCGTCGACCACAAGAAAATCGGCGTCATGTACATCGTCGTCGCGGTGCTGATGCTCGTGCGAGGCTTCGTCGACGCGGTCATGATGCGCCTGCAGCTCGCGTTGGCCTATGATTCGCCCGGCTATCTTCCGCCGCATCACTACGACCAGATCTTTACCGCGCATGGCGTCATCATGATTTTCTTCATGGCAATGGCGCTCATGGTCGGGCTATTCAACCTGGTGGTGCCGTTGCAGATCGGGGCACGCGACGTCGCATTCCCGTTCCTCAATTCGCTGAGTTTCTGGATGACGGCGACAAGTGCGATCCTCATCAATCTGTCGCTCGTGATCGGCGAGTTCGCGCAGGTCGGCTGGCTCGCATATCCGCCGCTGTCCGAACTGCAATTCAGTCCAGGCGTGGGCGTGGACTACTACATATGGAGTCTGCAACTGTCCGGCGTCGGCACGCTGATCACGGCCATCAATTTCTTCGTGACTATCGTGCGCATGCGGGCGCCCGGCATGACCTTGATGAAAATGCCGGTGTTTACGTGGACCGCATTGTGTTCGAACGTGCTGATCATGGCCACGTTCCCGATCCTGACGGTGGCGCTGGCGCTGCTCGGACTCGATCGCTACATGGGTATGCACTTCTTTACCAACGAAGCCGGCGGCAACGCCATGTTGTACCTGAATCTGATCTGGGCATGGGGTCACCCGGAGGTCTACATTCTGGTCTTGCCCGCATTCGGCATCTATTCGGAAGTCATTGCAACGTTCTCCAAGAAGCCGCTGTTCGGCTACCGGACCATGGTGTACGCGACGTGCGCAATCATGGTGCTCGCATTCCTGGTCTGGCTGCACCACTTCTTCACGATGGGGTCGGGCGCGGACGTCAATGCGTTCTTCGGCATTATGACTATGGTCATCGCCATTCCAACCGGCGTGAAGATCTTCAACTGGCTCTTTACGATTTATCGCGGGCGCCTCGAATTTACCGCGCCGGTGTTGTGGACGATCGGCTTCATGATCACCTTCACGATCGGCGGTATGACCGGTGTCATGATGGCGATTCCGGGCGCGGATTTCGTGCTGCATAACAGTCTCTTCCTAATCGCCCACTTTCACAACGCGATCATCGGCGGTGTGGTGTTCGGCTATCTGGCGGGATTCCACTACTGGTTTCCGAAGGCCTTCGGTTTCAAGCTGAACGAAAAACTCGGAAAGTGCGCGTTCTGGTTCTGGTTCGTGGGGTTCTACGCTGCATTCATGCCGCTCTATGTGCTCGGCTTCATGGGTATGACGCGCCGCCTGAATCACTATGACAATCCGGCGTGGCATCCGTGGCTCATCGCTGCCGCCTGCGGCGTGGCGTTGATCGCGATCGGCGTCGTGTTCCAGGTCGCGCAGGTTTGGGTTAGCGTGGTCAACCGCCGCAAGCCGGAGTATCGCGACGTGACGGGTGATCCGTGGGACGGCCGCACGCTCGAGTGGGCCACGTCGTCGCCACCCCCGGTCTATAACTTTGCGGTCATTCCCACGGCCGGCGAGCTCGATGCATATGCGCATATGAAGGAATCTGGAGCGGGTCTTGGCGTCGAGACGGCTTATCAGGACATTCACATGCCGTCGAATACGAGTGCCGGTTTGTTTATTGGGGTCTTCAGTCTCGTAATGGGATTTGCCGGCGTTTGGCACATCACGTGGTTGGCTGCCGTGGCGCTGATTGCTATCGCCGCTACCGTCATCGCGCGTAGCTTTGGGAATAACGAGGGCTATTACATTTCGGCCGAAACCGTAAAAGAAATTGAAGGCAGGCGCCGCGCTTCAACCGCTGCAGGGCGCGGCGAATTCGAAGTAGTGGAGGCTTAA
- the cyoA gene encoding ubiquinol oxidase subunit II, with the protein MVNKKTFERVLIPLGAGLVSSLSGCGNLDVLNPKGSVGVAEKSLIGTATMAMLLVVVPVIVMILVFSWRYRASNRKAAYAPKWAHSTAIETVVWTVPTLIILFLGILTWNTTHELDPYRPIESAVKPIKVEVVALDWKWLFIYPDLGIASVNQLAFPVGTPVSFKITSDSVMNSFFIPQLGSQIYAMAGMQTQLHLIADHAGDYAGISANYSGKGFSDMKFRALAVTPDQFNAWVEKVKTSPQRLDMDKYSLVAQPSEKQPVDYFSSVDPKLFHNIIAKYNNGNVIDLQNSKCSTKG; encoded by the coding sequence ATGGTGAATAAGAAGACCTTTGAACGGGTATTGATACCCTTGGGGGCAGGACTTGTCTCTTCTCTTTCCGGGTGCGGCAATCTTGATGTGCTCAATCCGAAGGGCAGCGTGGGCGTGGCCGAAAAGTCACTGATCGGAACGGCAACCATGGCGATGCTGCTCGTCGTCGTGCCTGTCATCGTCATGATCCTGGTGTTTTCATGGCGTTACCGCGCGAGCAATCGCAAGGCGGCATACGCGCCCAAATGGGCGCATTCCACAGCCATTGAAACCGTGGTCTGGACGGTGCCCACGCTCATCATTCTGTTCCTCGGCATCCTGACCTGGAACACGACGCACGAACTCGATCCGTACCGTCCAATTGAATCGGCCGTCAAACCGATCAAGGTCGAAGTCGTGGCGCTGGATTGGAAGTGGCTCTTCATCTATCCGGATCTAGGCATAGCCTCGGTCAACCAGCTCGCCTTTCCGGTTGGCACGCCCGTCAGTTTCAAGATCACGTCGGATTCCGTCATGAATTCGTTTTTCATTCCGCAGCTGGGAAGCCAGATCTACGCGATGGCGGGTATGCAGACGCAATTGCATCTGATTGCCGATCATGCGGGCGACTACGCGGGCATATCGGCCAACTATAGCGGGAAAGGCTTCTCGGACATGAAGTTCCGGGCGCTCGCCGTCACGCCTGATCAGTTCAATGCATGGGTCGAGAAAGTAAAAACCTCGCCACAGAGGCTCGATATGGACAAATACAGCTTGGTTGCGCAGCCGAGCGAGAAGCAGCCGGTCGATTATTTCTCGTCGGTCGATCCGAAGCTGTTCCACAACATCATTGCAAAGTACAACAACGGCAATGTCATCGATTTGCAGAACAGCAAATGCAGTACTAAGGGGTAG
- a CDS encoding transposase — protein MPASKKGKKPQRLDRRGAFNGVLWVLRTGSPWNAMPTRFPFHDTCRLCFWAWADSGVLERAVDTLAIPAAHELRALIGQRIAARRRHERDRFNRLHSCDGKLVWYLRCLMEAGGVGRDRVSGD, from the coding sequence TTGCCTGCGAGCAAAAAAGGAAAAAAACCACAACGGCTCGACAGGCGTGGCGCGTTCAATGGCGTGCTTTGGGTCTTGCGGACTGGCTCCCCGTGGAATGCCATGCCAACTCGCTTCCCGTTCCATGACACATGCCGTCTGTGCTTCTGGGCGTGGGCCGATTCAGGGGTATTGGAACGTGCCGTGGATACGCTGGCCATCCCGGCCGCCCACGAGTTGCGCGCACTGATCGGCCAGCGCATAGCCGCCCGACGTCGTCACGAGCGGGACCGGTTCAACCGTCTGCATAGCTGCGATGGGAAATTGGTCTGGTATCTCCGGTGCTTGATGGAAGCAGGCGGAGTGGGCCGGGATCGTGTAAGCGGGGACTAG
- a CDS encoding CbtA family protein, whose product MVGKLLVRGMLAGIAAGLLTFGFARVVGEPQVNQAISFEEKADAAKGEAAEPEIVSRDTQRGIGLLTGVVTYGAAFGGLFSLVFAYAYGRVGALSPRALSAWLALGAFIALAIVPNLKYPANPPSVGDPETIGTRTGLFFLMIAISLAAMVFSLKVRRRAAIKLGAWNGSIVGAVVFIVIIAAVQLSMPTINEVPEAFPAVLLWKFRVAALGMQAIMWATIGLLFGALVERSAFMRVGGRSAAKSV is encoded by the coding sequence ATGGTTGGTAAATTGTTGGTACGCGGCATGCTTGCAGGCATCGCCGCGGGACTCCTCACGTTCGGCTTTGCCCGGGTGGTGGGCGAGCCGCAGGTCAATCAGGCGATTTCATTCGAAGAAAAAGCCGACGCCGCGAAAGGCGAGGCTGCTGAACCTGAGATCGTGAGCCGTGATACGCAGCGGGGTATCGGCTTGTTGACTGGCGTGGTGACTTACGGCGCGGCATTCGGCGGATTGTTCTCGCTGGTGTTCGCGTACGCCTATGGGCGCGTGGGCGCATTGAGTCCGCGCGCGTTGTCCGCGTGGCTTGCGCTCGGCGCGTTCATTGCGCTGGCGATCGTGCCGAATCTGAAGTATCCGGCGAACCCGCCTTCGGTCGGCGATCCTGAGACGATCGGGACGCGGACTGGTTTGTTCTTCCTGATGATTGCGATCTCGCTGGCGGCGATGGTGTTTTCGCTCAAGGTGCGGCGCCGTGCGGCTATCAAGCTTGGCGCGTGGAATGGGTCGATTGTGGGGGCGGTGGTGTTCATCGTGATCATCGCCGCGGTGCAGTTGTCGATGCCGACTATCAACGAGGTGCCGGAGGCTTTCCCGGCGGTGCTGCTGTGGAAGTTTCGCGTCGCGGCGCTGGGTATGCAGGCGATTATGTGGGCGACGATCGGGCTGCTTTTTGGGGCGCTGGTCGAGCGGAGTGCGTTTATGCGGGTGGGGGGAAGGTCGGCGGCGAAATCGGTTTGA
- a CDS encoding CbtB-domain containing protein, whose amino-acid sequence MNEAVFDSASQPVAQPTPIPLRELLPWVVFGGLLLLLALYFVGAEQGATSLVPGMYVHEFVHDGRHLLGFPCH is encoded by the coding sequence ATGAACGAAGCTGTTTTCGATTCAGCCAGTCAACCCGTTGCTCAACCCACCCCGATTCCGCTGCGCGAGTTGCTGCCTTGGGTCGTGTTCGGCGGTTTGCTGCTGTTGCTCGCGCTTTACTTCGTGGGTGCGGAACAGGGTGCCACTTCGCTGGTGCCGGGCATGTACGTGCATGAGTTCGTGCACGACGGCCGCCATCTGCTCGGCTTTCCCTGCCACTGA
- a CDS encoding histidine phosphatase family protein: MDTRLLLVSHASTAAQRAGRFPVDDPLDTRGLAEAHAARTRFAIADNAAAFVSPAICARDTAAALGLIASVDAGLADLNYGIWQGRRLAELAAEAPQDLAAWTLDPDAAPHGGESFSQLVKRVGEWLDALNGATDRASNRPRNVIAVTHAPVLRAAIVYVLGASPVVFPHIEIAPLSMIELRCSSRGWTWWPASR, translated from the coding sequence ATGGACACACGGCTGTTACTGGTCAGTCACGCATCGACCGCCGCCCAGCGGGCAGGCCGTTTTCCCGTCGATGACCCGCTCGACACCCGCGGTCTCGCCGAAGCCCACGCCGCCCGCACGCGTTTCGCGATCGCGGACAACGCGGCCGCTTTCGTCAGCCCGGCCATCTGCGCGCGCGATACGGCAGCGGCCTTGGGCCTCATCGCATCGGTCGACGCCGGTCTGGCGGACCTGAACTACGGCATATGGCAGGGACGGCGGCTCGCCGAACTCGCTGCCGAAGCGCCGCAAGACCTCGCCGCATGGACACTCGATCCCGACGCCGCGCCGCATGGCGGCGAGTCGTTCAGTCAACTGGTGAAGCGGGTAGGAGAATGGCTTGATGCGCTCAACGGCGCGACGGATCGTGCATCGAACCGTCCGCGCAACGTGATCGCCGTCACCCACGCGCCGGTGCTCCGGGCAGCGATCGTGTATGTGCTCGGCGCGTCGCCCGTTGTGTTTCCGCACATTGAAATCGCGCCGCTTTCGATGATCGAGTTGCGGTGCTCATCGCGCGGCTGGACGTGGTGGCCAGCGTCACGCTAG
- a CDS encoding alpha/beta fold hydrolase, whose product MTQPFMTDDERAPNEHPVAVVASRHLRVTTQAGSGTVPVFSNDDWLAPTREVQRAVILIHGRLRNGDTYFELAQRSCALAGGSAADTLLIVPQFLATADVEAHEVPSSTLHWDWTSWMGGENAEGPAPISSFDVLDAILHTLASGEQFASLAEVVIAGHSGGAQVVQRYAVVARDDASLAARGIALRYVVANPSSYVYFDAMRPAASGEFAAFDQAMCPSFNRWKYGLEDLPAYASGSGDAASAAALEARYAQRDVTVLLGGADCDPQHPALDRSCAAQTQGDHRLGRGLAFARYMALRHPEGLAKHRTFVIDGVGHDAKGIFASAQGLAALFGTGL is encoded by the coding sequence ATGACCCAGCCTTTCATGACAGATGACGAACGCGCGCCGAATGAGCATCCGGTCGCGGTCGTCGCAAGCCGGCATCTGCGCGTCACGACGCAAGCCGGAAGCGGAACCGTGCCCGTATTTTCGAACGATGACTGGCTAGCGCCGACGCGCGAAGTCCAACGCGCCGTGATTCTGATTCATGGCCGCCTGCGCAACGGCGACACGTATTTCGAACTCGCGCAGCGTTCTTGCGCGCTCGCCGGCGGCAGCGCGGCCGATACGCTGCTGATCGTGCCGCAGTTTCTCGCGACCGCGGATGTCGAGGCGCATGAGGTGCCGTCGTCCACGCTGCATTGGGACTGGACCAGCTGGATGGGCGGCGAGAACGCCGAAGGTCCGGCGCCGATCAGTTCGTTTGATGTGCTCGACGCCATTCTGCATACGCTTGCTTCGGGCGAGCAGTTCGCGTCGCTTGCCGAGGTGGTGATCGCGGGACACTCCGGCGGCGCGCAGGTCGTGCAGCGCTATGCAGTGGTGGCGCGCGACGACGCGTCGCTCGCGGCGCGCGGTATTGCGCTGCGCTATGTGGTCGCGAATCCTTCGTCGTACGTGTACTTCGATGCGATGCGGCCAGCGGCATCCGGCGAATTCGCGGCGTTCGATCAGGCGATGTGTCCGTCGTTCAATCGCTGGAAGTATGGGCTCGAGGATTTGCCCGCTTACGCAAGCGGCTCGGGTGACGCTGCGTCCGCTGCGGCGCTCGAAGCGCGCTATGCGCAGCGTGACGTCACCGTGCTGCTCGGCGGCGCGGATTGCGATCCGCAGCATCCGGCGCTCGACCGTTCATGCGCCGCGCAAACGCAAGGGGATCACCGGCTCGGGCGCGGACTGGCATTTGCGCGCTATATGGCGTTGCGGCATCCGGAAGGATTGGCGAAGCATCGGACGTTTGTGATCGATGGTGTCGGGCACGATGCGAAGGGGATTTTCGCGTCGGCGCAGGGGCTAGCGGCTTTGTTCGGGACCGGCCTATAA
- a CDS encoding MFS transporter, whose protein sequence is MSETTFNQRGDSGSGADESNALSPSMVRRAIFASILGNGLEWFDFLIYGYFAKIIAQVFFPGGSGFVSIMLTLATFAVGFVVRPIGGILLGIYADRAGRRKALSLLIISMAASTLLMGLTPGYARIGIAAPLLVVLARLLQGLSVGGQFATASAMLVEYAPPHKKMFYGSFNMSAQAFALLLSSGVGYLLTTQLTHEQLVAWGWRLPFLFGALAGPFGFYIRHRVAESPEFERLLDHKDKPPRVTIRQFFRDNGNAAICAMGVIIVGAATNYVWHSYLSVYVERQLHLPLSTALLGAFVSGVLNLFLFPLSGKLADRYGAYRLFYPIVIAWMVCVYPVYHFVVTNPTPGHLFIAQMVATVFLAAMSGAHPGMLATLFPVRSRSAGVALSYNIAVTLFGGMAPLTITGLTRVTGSSLTPAFYLIFAGFVSLAMVYFTRAGRISGGAAARPATH, encoded by the coding sequence ATGAGCGAAACGACCTTCAATCAGCGTGGCGATAGCGGGTCCGGAGCCGATGAATCGAACGCCTTGAGTCCGTCGATGGTGCGGCGCGCGATCTTCGCCTCCATCCTCGGCAACGGGCTCGAGTGGTTCGACTTTCTGATCTATGGCTACTTCGCGAAGATCATCGCGCAAGTGTTCTTTCCCGGCGGCAGCGGATTCGTGTCGATCATGCTGACGCTCGCCACATTCGCCGTCGGTTTCGTCGTGCGGCCAATCGGCGGCATTCTGCTCGGCATCTACGCGGACCGCGCGGGGCGCCGCAAAGCGCTTTCGCTGCTGATCATTTCGATGGCGGCCAGCACGCTGCTGATGGGCCTCACGCCGGGTTATGCGCGCATCGGCATCGCGGCACCGCTGCTGGTGGTGCTCGCCCGTCTGTTGCAAGGGCTCTCAGTGGGCGGACAGTTCGCGACGGCGTCGGCGATGCTGGTCGAGTATGCGCCGCCGCACAAGAAGATGTTTTACGGCAGCTTCAACATGTCGGCGCAGGCCTTCGCGTTGCTGTTGTCGTCCGGGGTCGGCTATCTGCTGACCACGCAGCTCACGCATGAGCAACTGGTGGCATGGGGCTGGCGTCTGCCGTTTCTGTTCGGCGCGTTGGCGGGGCCGTTTGGCTTCTACATCCGGCATCGCGTGGCCGAGTCGCCGGAGTTCGAGCGGCTGCTCGATCACAAGGACAAGCCGCCGCGCGTCACGATCCGCCAGTTCTTCCGCGACAACGGCAACGCGGCGATCTGCGCGATGGGCGTGATCATCGTCGGGGCCGCAACCAATTATGTGTGGCACTCGTATCTGTCGGTGTATGTCGAACGGCAATTGCATCTGCCGCTTTCCACCGCCTTGCTCGGCGCGTTCGTGTCCGGCGTGCTCAATCTGTTTCTGTTTCCGTTGTCGGGCAAGCTCGCCGATCGTTATGGCGCGTACCGATTGTTCTATCCGATCGTGATCGCCTGGATGGTCTGCGTGTATCCGGTCTATCACTTCGTGGTGACGAATCCGACGCCGGGGCATCTGTTCATCGCGCAGATGGTCGCGACGGTGTTCCTCGCCGCGATGTCTGGCGCGCATCCCGGCATGCTCGCGACCTTGTTCCCGGTACGCAGCCGTTCGGCGGGCGTGGCGCTCTCGTACAACATCGCGGTGACGCTGTTCGGCGGCATGGCGCCGCTCACCATCACCGGCTTGACACGCGTGACCGGCAGCAGTCTCACGCCCGCGTTCTATCTGATCTTTGCCGGCTTCGTGTCGCTCGCGATGGTGTACTTCACGCGCGCCGGACGCATCTCGGGCGGCGCGGCGGCGAGGCCCGCCACTCATTGA
- a CDS encoding alpha/beta hydrolase, with protein MTFNLSRRLGVLCASTAAALLMTLAQPAFAVHAYEPHLKPVATISDTRFTLDTPQGRAEFPLYLSKDWNVVQPQVTRAVIVIHGKLRNADVYFRTAQNARDAAHADPDATLLIAPQFLATLDTRVHDEPADLLRWTGDAWMGGEAARAPLPISSYEVLDAIVARLADRKLFPNLRHVVFAGHSGGAQVVQRYAVAARNIAALTGEGIDVRYVVASPSTYAYFDAQRPNAQGIAAPFDAAQCPDFNQWKYGMDNRPPYLDDRTPAQLEATYAARRIDYLVGGADDDPQQSALDRTCAAEAQGPQRVARAEAYFRYIRSRHPEGLKQSFHIVPGVGHNGARMLTSVCALAAMFDTRGCEQ; from the coding sequence ATGACTTTCAATCTTTCACGGCGTCTCGGGGTGCTGTGCGCGTCGACAGCCGCGGCACTGCTGATGACGCTCGCGCAACCCGCGTTCGCGGTCCATGCTTACGAGCCGCATCTGAAGCCGGTGGCGACGATCTCGGATACGCGCTTCACGCTCGACACGCCGCAAGGGCGCGCTGAATTTCCGCTGTATCTGTCGAAGGACTGGAACGTCGTGCAGCCGCAAGTGACGCGCGCGGTGATCGTGATTCACGGCAAGTTGCGCAACGCCGACGTGTACTTTCGCACCGCGCAGAATGCTCGCGATGCCGCGCATGCGGACCCGGACGCCACGCTGTTGATCGCGCCGCAATTCCTCGCGACGCTCGACACGCGCGTGCATGACGAACCGGCCGATCTGCTGCGCTGGACCGGCGACGCCTGGATGGGCGGCGAAGCGGCGCGTGCGCCGCTGCCGATCAGTTCGTACGAGGTGCTGGACGCGATCGTCGCGCGCCTTGCGGATCGCAAGCTCTTTCCTAATCTGCGGCACGTGGTGTTTGCCGGGCATTCGGGCGGCGCGCAAGTGGTGCAGCGCTACGCCGTCGCGGCGCGCAACATCGCCGCGCTGACCGGCGAAGGTATCGACGTGCGTTACGTGGTGGCGAGTCCGTCCACGTATGCATACTTCGACGCGCAACGGCCCAACGCGCAAGGCATCGCCGCGCCGTTCGATGCCGCGCAATGTCCCGACTTCAATCAATGGAAATACGGCATGGACAACCGGCCGCCCTATCTCGACGACCGCACGCCCGCGCAGCTCGAAGCGACCTATGCGGCGCGCCGGATCGACTACCTCGTCGGCGGCGCGGATGACGATCCGCAGCAGAGCGCGCTCGACAGAACCTGCGCCGCCGAGGCGCAGGGGCCGCAGCGCGTCGCGCGCGCCGAGGCGTACTTCAGGTATATCCGGTCGCGTCATCCGGAGGGCCTGAAGCAGAGCTTTCATATCGTGCCGGGCGTGGGGCACAACGGTGCGCGCATGCTGACGTCGGTGTGCGCGCTGGCGGCGATGTTCGACACTCGGGGATGCGAGCAATGA
- a CDS encoding LysR family transcriptional regulator, whose protein sequence is MELRHLRYFLAVAEEGQFTRAAERLAMQQPPLSQQIRTLEEEIGFELFVRMPRGVTLTPAGQAFAEDAQHLLQSLQQSVEKASRIARGELGTISIGLTSSAAFHPFTTEAIRAFRAVCPEVAVELAELNAAEIIERLAAGQIQAAFLRKPVDAREGVAFELLLDEPMVVVLPVGHPLLKGKKRPQVSLKALAQENFILVRRPGAPGMYADILAACRQAGFVPRIAREVPRMVSGINLVAAGLGVTLVPASMQRYDQVGTVYCTLANPSKLSAPLHLAYPTALHNSAAIRFIQLVKERAGG, encoded by the coding sequence ATGGAACTTCGGCATCTGCGTTACTTTCTGGCGGTCGCCGAAGAAGGCCAATTCACGCGCGCGGCAGAACGGCTGGCCATGCAACAGCCGCCGCTCTCGCAACAGATTCGAACGCTGGAAGAAGAGATCGGCTTCGAACTCTTCGTGCGCATGCCGCGTGGCGTCACCTTGACGCCGGCCGGGCAGGCCTTTGCGGAAGACGCGCAACACCTGCTGCAGAGTCTGCAGCAGTCGGTCGAAAAGGCAAGCCGGATTGCGCGCGGCGAGCTCGGCACGATTTCAATCGGGCTGACGAGCTCCGCGGCGTTCCACCCGTTCACGACCGAGGCGATCCGCGCGTTTCGCGCGGTGTGCCCCGAAGTCGCCGTGGAGCTTGCCGAACTCAACGCGGCGGAGATCATCGAGCGTCTCGCCGCCGGCCAGATTCAGGCGGCGTTTCTACGCAAGCCGGTCGACGCGCGCGAAGGCGTCGCGTTCGAGTTGCTGCTCGACGAGCCGATGGTCGTGGTGCTGCCGGTCGGTCATCCGTTACTCAAGGGCAAAAAGCGGCCGCAAGTGTCGCTGAAAGCGCTGGCGCAGGAAAACTTCATTCTGGTGCGCAGGCCAGGCGCACCGGGCATGTATGCCGACATCCTCGCCGCGTGCCGGCAAGCCGGCTTCGTGCCGCGGATTGCCCGTGAAGTGCCGCGCATGGTGTCGGGCATCAACCTCGTTGCAGCGGGCCTGGGTGTGACGCTGGTGCCCGCTTCCATGCAGCGTTACGACCAGGTGGGCACCGTGTATTGCACGCTCGCGAACCCCTCGAAACTCAGCGCGCCGCTGCACCTCGCCTATCCCACGGCCTTGCACAATAGCGCGGCCATCCGCTTCATTCAACTGGTGAAGGAGCGCGCCGGCGGCTGA
- a CDS encoding ATPase domain-containing protein: MSNRHAATEPGRLSSGIDGIDDILGGGLTPHRMYLVEGAPGTGKTTLALQFLLKGAEEGQGGLYITLSETRSELIAVADSHGWDISRFTILELLSDEGLDPQYEQTVLHPAEVELGETVRNVIQQVDELKPSRIVLDSLSELRLLSQNPLRYRRQILALKRYFATRECTVLLLDDNTSAPGDVQLHSIAHGVISLDNLVHDYGGNRRRTRIAKMRGIKFREGYHDFTLDTGGIHVYPRLVAAEHHAKFDTAVVSTGTPELDALLGGGLIPGTNALMIGPSGVGKTTTVVSCLVAALERGERCVYYVFDETLTTLMIRCSTLGMHLAPHVESGLLTLRQIDPAEISPGEFASDVRQSVEKRDVKYVAIDSLNAYLQAMPGERYLLLQMHELLGYLNQQGIVTMLVLGQHGIIGEVQNDIDISYLSDVVVLFRYFEHHGEVLTAVTAVKSRANSHERSIRQFRLGSKGVEVGEALRDFEGVLSGLPAYRGSTALLGATNRVIDTSGQ, translated from the coding sequence ATGTCAAATAGACACGCCGCCACCGAGCCGGGCCGCCTTTCTTCAGGCATCGACGGAATCGACGACATCCTGGGAGGCGGTCTCACACCGCACCGCATGTACCTTGTAGAAGGTGCGCCCGGTACAGGTAAAACCACCCTGGCCTTGCAATTCTTACTCAAGGGTGCCGAGGAAGGACAGGGAGGCTTGTACATCACGCTGTCCGAAACCCGCTCCGAATTGATCGCGGTAGCCGACAGCCATGGCTGGGACATCAGCAGGTTCACGATTCTCGAGTTGCTTTCCGACGAAGGCCTCGACCCGCAGTACGAGCAGACCGTGCTCCACCCTGCCGAGGTCGAACTCGGCGAGACGGTGCGCAATGTGATCCAGCAGGTCGACGAACTCAAACCCTCACGCATCGTGCTCGACAGCCTCTCCGAGTTGCGTCTGCTGTCGCAGAACCCGCTGCGTTACCGGCGGCAGATTCTCGCGCTCAAGCGCTATTTCGCCACCCGTGAATGCACGGTGCTGCTCCTCGACGACAATACGTCCGCCCCTGGCGACGTGCAGTTGCACAGCATCGCGCACGGCGTGATCAGCCTCGACAATCTCGTGCACGACTACGGCGGCAACCGGCGGCGCACGCGCATCGCCAAGATGCGCGGCATCAAATTCCGCGAGGGTTATCACGACTTCACGCTCGACACCGGTGGCATCCACGTGTATCCGCGCCTCGTCGCGGCCGAACACCACGCGAAGTTCGATACCGCAGTGGTCAGTACCGGCACGCCGGAACTCGACGCGTTGCTCGGCGGCGGCCTGATTCCCGGCACCAATGCGCTGATGATCGGCCCATCGGGCGTCGGCAAGACCACTACGGTGGTGTCGTGCCTGGTCGCGGCGCTCGAGCGCGGCGAGCGCTGCGTCTACTACGTGTTCGACGAGACGCTCACCACGCTGATGATCCGCTGCTCGACGCTCGGCATGCATCTGGCGCCGCACGTCGAGAGCGGCCTGCTGACGCTGCGCCAGATCGATCCGGCAGAAATCTCGCCCGGCGAATTCGCCAGCGACGTGCGCCAGTCGGTCGAGAAGAGAGACGTCAAGTACGTCGCGATCGACAGCCTGAACGCTTATCTGCAGGCGATGCCCGGTGAGCGCTATCTGCTGCTGCAAATGCATGAACTGCTTGGCTACCTGAACCAGCAAGGCATCGTCACGATGCTCGTGCTGGGACAGCACGGCATCATCGGCGAGGTGCAGAACGATATCGACATCAGCTATCTGAGCGACGTGGTCGTGCTGTTCCGCTATTTCGAACACCACGGCGAAGTGCTCACCGCCGTGACGGCCGTGAAAAGCCGCGCCAATTCCCACGAGCGCTCGATCCGCCAGTTCCGGCTCGGCAGCAAAGGCGTGGAAGTGGGCGAGGCGCTGCGCGACTTCGAGGGTGTGCTCTCCGGACTGCCGGCGTATCGCGGCAGCACCGCGCTGCTCGGTGCGACGAACCGCGTCATCGATACGTCCGGGCAGTAG